In Flammeovirgaceae bacterium 311, one DNA window encodes the following:
- a CDS encoding Urea amidolyase protein (COG1984 Allophanate hydrolase subunit 2) produces MSVKILSPGLLSTIQDAGRSGYRKEGIIASGAMDLYAHRIANLLVGNEEEEASIEICMSGLSLQFEASHLVAITGADLSPAVDGISVKMWRPVWIPKGSILSFGAPASGCFAYLAIAGSFDVPEVLGSYATYLAAGLGGYRGRPLQTDDLLECKKATELLPLLNSLKHLGSGHSVVEAPWAPDTQLLPEYQENPVIRVIRGLEWELFNKESLQIFLAEPFRVTAHSNRMGYRLQGPSLSLATQAELLSSAVSFGTVQVPASGDPIVLAADHQTTGGYPRIANVISADFSSLVQTQAGKKIYFKEVTLAQAHQLLFEQQNKLVQLKLAIQIKLNQQA; encoded by the coding sequence ATGAGTGTCAAGATATTAAGTCCTGGTCTTTTAAGCACTATACAGGATGCGGGCCGGTCCGGATACAGAAAAGAGGGTATCATTGCCAGCGGTGCCATGGACCTATATGCTCATAGAATTGCGAATCTGCTGGTGGGTAATGAAGAAGAAGAGGCCAGTATTGAAATCTGCATGTCAGGGCTTTCGCTCCAGTTTGAAGCAAGCCATCTGGTTGCCATCACCGGCGCAGATCTCTCTCCAGCAGTAGATGGCATTTCTGTTAAAATGTGGCGGCCGGTCTGGATTCCAAAAGGAAGTATCCTCTCGTTCGGGGCACCAGCCAGTGGATGCTTTGCCTACCTGGCCATTGCCGGAAGCTTTGATGTTCCTGAAGTACTTGGAAGCTATGCTACTTATCTGGCAGCAGGGCTGGGTGGTTACAGAGGGAGGCCCTTACAGACAGACGACCTGCTGGAATGTAAAAAAGCCACCGAATTACTACCCCTTCTTAATTCTCTGAAACATCTGGGGAGCGGGCATAGCGTTGTAGAGGCTCCATGGGCACCAGATACGCAATTATTGCCTGAATATCAGGAGAACCCAGTTATCAGAGTTATCCGGGGTCTGGAATGGGAACTCTTCAACAAGGAGAGCCTGCAAATTTTTTTAGCCGAGCCGTTCAGAGTAACCGCTCACTCAAACAGAATGGGATACCGGCTTCAGGGGCCATCTCTCAGTTTAGCAACACAGGCAGAACTACTTTCTAGTGCAGTTTCTTTTGGAACAGTGCAGGTGCCGGCCAGCGGCGACCCTATTGTTCTAGCAGCCGATCACCAGACAACAGGAGGTTATCCCCGTATTGCAAATGTTATTTCAGCAGATTTTTCCAGCCTGGTTCAAACTCAGGCAGGAAAAAAAATCTATTTTAAAGAAGTAACTTTAGCACAGGCCCATCAGCTGCTGTTTGAACAGCAAAATAAGCTGGTACAGCTAAAACTGGCCATACAAATAAAATTGAACCAGCAGGCATGA
- a CDS encoding allophanate hydrolase subunit 1 (COG2049 Allophanate hydrolase subunit 1), which produces MEDQSASILTAPAPLQYYPLGDNAIVINFGNSISRELHQTIQAFIALLAQNPLHGIIEWVPAYTTLTVYYDPWLLSDHGRQLPHTKLTQHLSSLAAELKPDQPVQGRLIDIPVCYGGKYGPDLEIVASYHKISPEEVIILHSQQEYMVHMIGFAPGFPYLGGLNPKIATPRKETPRQHVPAGSVGIAGLQTGIYPLATLGGWQILGQTPLVLFDPKRQPPSLLQAGDRLRFTPVSAEELHQKIERQA; this is translated from the coding sequence TTGGAAGATCAGTCGGCAAGCATATTAACAGCACCAGCACCGCTTCAATATTACCCTCTGGGTGATAATGCCATAGTGATTAATTTTGGGAATAGTATAAGCCGGGAGCTACACCAAACCATACAGGCTTTTATTGCGCTCCTGGCGCAGAATCCATTACATGGCATAATTGAGTGGGTACCGGCATATACCACGCTCACTGTTTATTATGATCCCTGGCTGCTAAGCGATCATGGCAGGCAGCTACCCCATACAAAGCTTACACAGCACCTAAGCAGCCTTGCTGCAGAACTAAAGCCTGATCAGCCGGTTCAAGGCAGGCTGATTGACATACCGGTTTGTTATGGCGGTAAATATGGGCCTGATCTGGAAATTGTAGCTTCTTATCACAAAATAAGCCCGGAGGAGGTCATAATACTACACAGCCAGCAGGAGTACATGGTACATATGATTGGGTTTGCCCCTGGTTTCCCTTATCTGGGTGGTTTAAACCCTAAGATTGCCACACCCCGGAAAGAAACACCACGCCAGCATGTTCCAGCCGGATCGGTTGGTATTGCAGGATTACAAACCGGGATTTATCCCCTGGCTACACTAGGCGGATGGCAAATTTTAGGGCAGACTCCACTTGTGCTGTTTGATCCAAAGCGCCAGCCACCGAGCCTGCTGCAGGCAGGCGACAGGCTTCGCTTTACACCTGTATCAGCAGAAGAATTGCACCAGAAAATAGAGAGGCAGGCATGA
- a CDS encoding Spore coat protein CotH gives MRWFFIVFMVISSLPSDIFAQQGNISQWRTAVSDQSVWRYHPGLTNPGAGWMSNIYNDNEWPEGSGGFGFGDDDDVILDQVSSVFIIRKTFNIADKNSILKAVLHMDYDDGFIAYLNGSEIARANMPYGQPGYDQYSMEEHEAMLYRGIVPEAFVLKDALLKSLIKNGENLLAIQVHNLSEASSDISARAWLSFEVSDQSNEFGATPHWFSAPVHFESSNLPIIVITTQMDIPNEPKVEAHMGIIYNGEGKRNNLSDPYHHYDGRIGIELRGQSSQTQFPKKSYSIETQDEEGEDFKVSLLGFPKESDWVLHAPYSDKTLMRNTLTYHLGNKLGNYATRTRYCEVVINGDYKGVYVLMEKIKQDKNRVDIDKLRPQDISGDELTGGYILRVDKIDPNEYPAWNSTPDPVASWAKPFSFQFYEPKGENLEEVQKKYIQNFISEFESALNSNTFTTDKPGYRKFIDLPSFYNFILITELNKDVDAYKFSTYMYKERDSKGGKLHMGPIWDHNLAFGNVNYNVVSQTAPGWTYMDAFRIYWFWRITEDPVFTQGLSCRWQELRQNIMTPEYINNWIDSTAATLEEAQQRNFERWPILGDYIWPNQFLGTSYQEEIDWMKNWIEKRIEWMDEYLTEDCRIPLGLEEDMLANKVQVYPNPSSGAVNFSITEQLNSGRLMIYSFTGKLLFATPLKSNSFSWDGLSNSGIKLSAGTYLYRIEDLKGTYASGKLIVQ, from the coding sequence ATGCGCTGGTTCTTTATTGTTTTTATGGTGATCAGTAGCTTACCTTCTGATATATTTGCCCAGCAGGGGAATATTTCTCAATGGCGAACCGCTGTTTCTGATCAATCTGTGTGGCGTTACCATCCTGGCTTAACCAATCCCGGCGCAGGTTGGATGTCTAACATCTATAATGATAACGAATGGCCGGAAGGCAGTGGAGGCTTTGGATTTGGAGATGATGATGATGTAATACTGGACCAGGTAAGCTCTGTCTTTATAATAAGAAAGACGTTCAACATAGCTGATAAAAACAGTATTTTAAAAGCCGTTTTGCATATGGACTATGACGACGGCTTTATAGCCTATCTGAATGGCTCCGAGATTGCCAGAGCAAATATGCCTTATGGTCAACCCGGTTATGATCAGTACAGTATGGAAGAACATGAAGCCATGCTCTATAGAGGGATAGTTCCGGAAGCCTTTGTACTAAAAGATGCCCTGTTAAAATCCCTTATTAAAAACGGTGAAAACCTGCTGGCTATTCAGGTTCACAATTTAAGTGAAGCCTCATCTGATATATCAGCACGTGCATGGTTATCTTTTGAGGTAAGTGATCAAAGTAATGAGTTTGGAGCCACTCCCCACTGGTTCAGTGCACCTGTGCATTTTGAATCATCAAACCTGCCCATAATTGTTATTACAACACAGATGGATATACCCAATGAGCCTAAAGTAGAAGCTCATATGGGTATTATTTATAATGGTGAGGGTAAAAGAAATAACTTAAGCGATCCCTATCATCACTACGATGGCAGGATTGGCATTGAACTACGTGGGCAGTCTTCGCAGACTCAATTTCCTAAAAAATCTTACAGCATTGAAACCCAAGATGAAGAAGGGGAGGATTTTAAAGTTAGTCTTTTAGGCTTTCCAAAGGAGAGCGACTGGGTTTTGCATGCTCCATACTCGGATAAAACATTGATGCGCAATACCCTGACTTATCATTTAGGAAATAAATTAGGGAATTACGCTACCCGTACCCGTTACTGCGAAGTTGTGATCAATGGTGATTACAAAGGGGTTTATGTTCTCATGGAAAAAATCAAACAGGATAAAAATCGTGTTGATATTGACAAGCTGAGACCCCAGGATATCAGTGGCGATGAACTGACTGGCGGATACATACTCAGAGTAGATAAAATTGATCCAAATGAATATCCAGCCTGGAACTCTACTCCGGATCCTGTTGCTTCCTGGGCTAAACCTTTTAGTTTTCAGTTTTATGAACCTAAGGGAGAAAACCTGGAAGAAGTGCAAAAGAAATATATACAAAATTTTATCTCTGAATTTGAGTCAGCCCTTAACAGCAACACCTTCACCACTGATAAACCAGGTTATCGAAAGTTCATAGATTTACCTTCATTTTATAACTTTATTTTGATTACTGAACTGAACAAAGACGTAGATGCCTACAAGTTCAGTACCTATATGTATAAGGAAAGGGACAGCAAAGGAGGCAAACTGCATATGGGACCTATCTGGGATCACAATCTTGCCTTTGGTAATGTAAATTATAATGTAGTTTCTCAAACAGCGCCTGGCTGGACCTATATGGACGCTTTCAGAATTTACTGGTTCTGGCGAATAACAGAGGATCCTGTCTTCACACAAGGCCTGAGTTGCCGCTGGCAGGAACTACGACAGAACATAATGACTCCTGAATATATCAACAACTGGATTGACTCCACAGCAGCTACACTGGAGGAGGCCCAACAGCGCAACTTTGAAAGGTGGCCTATTCTGGGTGATTATATATGGCCCAATCAGTTTCTGGGAACAAGCTATCAGGAAGAGATAGACTGGATGAAAAACTGGATAGAAAAAAGAATAGAATGGATGGATGAATATCTTACTGAAGACTGTAGGATACCCCTGGGACTGGAAGAAGATATGCTGGCAAACAAAGTACAGGTGTACCCCAACCCATCCTCAGGTGCTGTCAATTTTAGCATCACTGAACAGCTTAACAGCGGAAGATTAATGATTTATAGCTTCACAGGCAAATTATTGTTTGCAACACCTCTGAAAAGTAATAGCTTCAGCTGGGATGGTTTAAGCAACAGTGGTATTAAACTTTCAGCGGGTACCTATTTATATCGTATTGAAGATTTAAAAGGAACCTATGCCAGTGGAAAACTGATCGTACAATAA
- a CDS encoding hypothetical protein (COG1566 Multidrug resistance efflux pump), with protein sequence MKRVNGFYIFVIALFAGMLFINFQYFRGSSFSNIGITYTKEYKISSERSGIIKNLHVVSGQEVKAGDLLVEMENAGLEIEIAQLSSKIDALNKEKQEKTSLMQSKIAFLKAESGIKIEELEAEINQIETEQNLNRRLTEQFISTGKSPVTTSRETADPTTIKIGSLQEKKKLYSQATSIRIEDFVKDHQTGLLVLENEISLKERELALMQSEKAKLNKYATYNGVVKSVYVRPGEEVEAYTAIIAINPRHPGTVVGYVVGPKGRDLAVGSTVMVNSYDHANLVSEGEVIGFGSIVELPEILQKSTAVKAFGKEVFIKIPEENAFANGEKVLIR encoded by the coding sequence ATGAAAAGGGTTAATGGTTTTTACATATTCGTAATTGCCTTATTTGCAGGCATGCTCTTTATAAATTTCCAGTATTTCAGGGGGAGTAGTTTTTCCAATATTGGTATCACCTACACAAAGGAGTATAAAATAAGCTCTGAAAGATCAGGCATCATCAAAAACCTGCATGTAGTGTCGGGACAAGAGGTGAAGGCTGGTGATTTACTGGTAGAAATGGAAAATGCAGGACTGGAAATAGAAATTGCCCAGTTAAGCAGTAAAATTGATGCTTTAAATAAAGAGAAGCAGGAGAAAACCAGCCTGATGCAATCTAAAATTGCATTTTTGAAGGCCGAAAGCGGAATCAAAATAGAAGAGCTGGAGGCTGAAATAAACCAGATAGAGACAGAGCAAAATCTTAACCGCAGGCTAACAGAGCAATTTATTTCAACAGGCAAAAGCCCCGTTACGACAAGCCGGGAAACTGCAGATCCTACTACCATCAAAATAGGTTCGCTGCAGGAAAAGAAAAAGCTGTACAGCCAGGCTACAAGTATTCGCATCGAAGATTTTGTTAAGGACCATCAGACAGGACTGCTTGTACTGGAAAACGAAATCAGCCTCAAGGAAAGGGAGCTGGCCCTTATGCAGAGTGAAAAAGCTAAATTAAATAAATATGCCACTTACAATGGTGTAGTTAAATCTGTGTATGTAAGACCAGGCGAAGAAGTAGAAGCTTATACAGCAATTATCGCTATTAACCCAAGACATCCGGGTACGGTTGTTGGCTATGTTGTGGGGCCCAAAGGCAGGGATTTAGCTGTTGGGTCTACAGTAATGGTAAATTCCTACGACCATGCCAACCTTGTAAGCGAAGGGGAGGTTATTGGTTTTGGTTCTATCGTTGAGCTGCCCGAAATACTCCAAAAATCTACCGCAGTTAAAGCTTTTGGTAAAGAGGTGTTTATCAAAATACCAGAAGAAAATGCTTTTGCAAACGGCGAGAAAGTATTAATCCGATGA
- a CDS encoding cellulase (COG2730 Endoglucanase) codes for MIKLSTENTCYTGRAMLRFCLLLLLAVICTTGSCLAQSIVEKHGQLQVRGNRIVDKDGNPVQLRGMSFFWSQWIGKYYNHETVKWLRDDWGCTVVRAAMAVDNGGYATNPDAEKAKVIAVVDAAIDLGIYVLIDFHVHEAHHYQAEALKFFEEMAQRYKDYPNVIYEPWNEPTDQSWATVIKPYHESVIEVIRKHDPDNIIVCGNRTWSQRVDEAAANPIDRPNIAYTLHYYANTHKQWLRDAAKRALDLGAALFVTEYGTTDASGDGFVNEAESKLWWAFLDQHKISHLNWSVADKLESSAALKPGASATGGWPLTELTQSGKLVRSEIRTKNAAASEPDPAPQPTGLSDKSGKPVEVSIVNPFSGSFNLQVKGPFSYQIYNEMGQMLEQGKGTNETQVGSSLKSGLYILKVQFRNKEEHIKLIKQ; via the coding sequence ATGATAAAATTGTCTACTGAAAATACCTGCTATACAGGAAGGGCTATGCTTCGCTTCTGCCTGCTGTTACTCCTGGCTGTTATTTGCACTACAGGATCCTGCCTGGCACAAAGCATTGTGGAAAAACACGGGCAGCTCCAGGTTCGGGGAAACCGTATTGTAGACAAGGATGGTAATCCGGTTCAACTCCGGGGCATGTCTTTTTTCTGGAGCCAGTGGATTGGCAAGTATTACAATCACGAAACTGTTAAATGGTTACGCGACGACTGGGGTTGTACGGTAGTGCGCGCAGCCATGGCTGTAGATAATGGTGGTTATGCAACAAATCCCGATGCTGAAAAAGCAAAAGTTATTGCTGTGGTGGATGCCGCCATTGACCTGGGTATTTATGTGCTTATAGATTTTCATGTGCACGAGGCTCATCATTATCAGGCAGAAGCACTTAAATTTTTTGAGGAAATGGCACAGCGCTACAAAGACTATCCGAATGTTATTTATGAGCCCTGGAATGAACCTACTGACCAATCCTGGGCAACTGTTATAAAGCCATACCATGAATCTGTGATTGAGGTGATCCGTAAGCATGACCCCGACAACATCATAGTTTGTGGCAACCGTACCTGGTCGCAGCGGGTAGATGAAGCAGCAGCGAACCCGATAGATAGACCTAACATTGCCTACACCCTGCATTATTATGCAAACACTCATAAACAGTGGCTGCGAGACGCAGCGAAAAGAGCTTTAGATCTGGGGGCAGCCTTATTTGTAACAGAATATGGAACCACAGATGCCTCAGGCGACGGCTTTGTAAATGAGGCAGAATCTAAACTCTGGTGGGCATTTCTGGACCAGCATAAAATCAGCCACCTTAACTGGTCGGTAGCCGACAAGCTTGAAAGTTCTGCCGCCCTGAAACCAGGTGCAAGTGCAACCGGCGGCTGGCCATTGACCGAGCTTACTCAATCAGGCAAACTGGTGAGAAGTGAAATCAGAACAAAAAATGCAGCAGCCAGTGAACCAGACCCAGCCCCTCAACCCACAGGACTCAGCGACAAATCAGGGAAGCCTGTAGAAGTGAGCATTGTAAATCCATTTTCCGGATCCTTTAATCTGCAGGTAAAAGGTCCGTTCAGCTATCAGATTTATAATGAAATGGGACAAATGCTGGAGCAGGGAAAAGGTACAAACGAAACACAGGTAGGCTCTTCTCTGAAATCAGGACTGTATATCCTGAAGGTTCAGTTCAGAAATAAAGAAGAGCACATCAAACTGATTAAACAGTAG
- a CDS encoding sugar phosphate isomerase/epimerase (COG1082 Sugar phosphate isomerases/epimerases), which translates to MTSAFNELGLGDVIKKAKEVGVQGLDVCVFRRDGTRKDFVATHLDYEHFGLEEAKSLIETFNKASLRLSIGAFENLIGGDPGQRVKNQNHLLCLIRMAHLLGGDANDVKVGTFVGYNHELGNQEGGFQKNLEEYARIFRPIIKYAEDLGVTVLYENCPMEGWRSAAYTGTFNNLTGVLAARKLMYELIPSKAHGEIYDPSHDVWQHVNPEDVIRKTDLARLHRIHVKATRNRSNVYWGNMYPMQLVDQELATLAGIPIPSSEWDRHNYEAMLPGFGGSDSMDWRAFIETLKKKGFSGPFEIENEAALSKGTGNMAAIVQGMKAATLNLAPLLWELGPDGYQYKPSGASELKHYTNKDIPLISMKELL; encoded by the coding sequence ATGACCTCTGCATTTAATGAGCTGGGGCTGGGGGATGTGATCAAAAAAGCAAAAGAGGTGGGGGTGCAGGGGCTGGATGTTTGTGTGTTTCGCAGAGATGGAACCCGTAAAGATTTTGTTGCAACCCATCTGGATTATGAGCACTTTGGCTTGGAGGAGGCAAAATCCCTGATTGAAACCTTCAATAAGGCATCGTTGAGATTATCGATCGGTGCTTTCGAAAACCTGATAGGAGGTGATCCGGGGCAGCGGGTAAAAAACCAAAACCACCTGCTTTGTTTAATCCGGATGGCGCACCTGCTGGGTGGAGATGCCAATGATGTAAAGGTGGGCACTTTTGTAGGCTATAACCATGAGCTGGGAAATCAGGAGGGAGGTTTTCAGAAAAACCTGGAGGAGTATGCACGTATTTTCAGGCCCATCATCAAATACGCCGAAGACCTGGGGGTAACAGTTCTGTATGAGAATTGCCCCATGGAAGGTTGGCGGTCTGCAGCATATACCGGAACTTTCAATAATCTGACTGGCGTACTGGCTGCCCGAAAGCTTATGTATGAACTGATACCGAGTAAGGCACATGGGGAAATCTACGATCCTTCTCATGATGTGTGGCAGCATGTAAATCCGGAAGATGTTATCAGGAAAACTGATTTGGCGCGTTTGCACCGCATACATGTAAAAGCTACCAGAAACAGGAGCAATGTATACTGGGGAAATATGTATCCCATGCAGCTGGTAGACCAGGAGCTGGCTACACTTGCTGGAATTCCCATTCCTAGCAGTGAATGGGACCGCCATAACTATGAAGCCATGCTGCCAGGCTTTGGTGGCTCCGACAGCATGGACTGGCGTGCCTTTATCGAAACCTTGAAGAAAAAAGGATTTAGCGGTCCGTTTGAAATAGAAAATGAAGCAGCCCTTTCTAAAGGCACAGGAAACATGGCTGCAATTGTACAGGGCATGAAGGCTGCGACCCTGAATTTAGCACCTCTGCTTTGGGAGCTCGGGCCAGATGGCTACCAGTACAAACCATCCGGAGCCAGTGAATTAAAACATTATACCAATAAAGATATACCTCTTATAAGCATGAAAGAACTGCTTTAG
- a CDS encoding outer membrane efflux protein (COG1538 Outer membrane protein) has protein sequence MNKFVGLLFCSCFCTYSLFSQTTNIRNGLTLYEVIELAREQSPAALQAVTVKENRYWQYKTYQSNYFPQLVLNGSNEFSREVVATRQNDGTYAFPQVNQNLSALSLSLEQQIGFSGSRIFLSSSLNRFDNFYNNTAFFSGNPAFIGLTQPLFFFNWLKWDKKIAPLQYEESKREYVEEMEQIAVRVTDLFFDMLLSQASLDIAKKNLAINEDLYQMAQDRASKTSSSESEQLQLELTVMRARQQVAKAELDLETNTLRLKSFIGVTDDDPLSLVPPSTIPDFKVDTETALAEAHKNRRASVAFKRRKLEAAKGVAWARGSGGLDANIQATFGLTNRGDVLSEVYQTPDDQQAVMINFSVPVMDWGRQKSRYKTAEANQKLTDYTVAQDQVNFEQEVITHVRMFSMRKQQVTISEKSDQIAQKRYAIAQRRYVLGEISITDLNIAMQEKDEAKRSYIASLEEFWKAYYQLRKLTLYDFEHNISIIL, from the coding sequence ATGAACAAATTTGTAGGTCTGTTATTTTGTAGTTGTTTTTGCACATACTCTCTATTTTCTCAAACTACAAATATTCGTAATGGTCTTACCCTTTACGAGGTAATAGAACTGGCCAGGGAGCAGTCGCCCGCAGCACTGCAGGCAGTTACTGTTAAAGAAAACCGGTACTGGCAGTATAAAACCTACCAGTCTAATTACTTTCCGCAGCTGGTACTTAACGGCAGTAATGAGTTTAGCCGCGAGGTAGTAGCCACCAGGCAGAACGATGGTACCTATGCATTTCCGCAGGTAAACCAGAATCTGAGTGCCCTTAGTCTTTCCCTGGAACAGCAAATTGGTTTTTCAGGCAGCCGTATATTCTTAAGCTCCAGCCTTAACCGCTTCGATAACTTCTACAACAACACTGCTTTCTTCAGTGGTAATCCTGCTTTTATTGGTTTAACACAGCCCCTGTTCTTTTTTAACTGGTTAAAGTGGGATAAAAAAATTGCACCACTGCAGTATGAAGAGTCAAAGCGGGAGTATGTGGAGGAAATGGAGCAGATTGCCGTAAGAGTAACAGATTTGTTTTTTGATATGCTGCTGTCACAGGCAAGCCTGGACATAGCCAAAAAAAACCTGGCTATCAATGAAGACCTGTACCAGATGGCGCAGGACCGGGCCAGTAAGACCAGCAGTTCTGAAAGCGAGCAACTGCAGCTGGAACTTACCGTAATGCGTGCCAGGCAACAGGTGGCAAAGGCCGAACTGGATCTGGAAACAAATACCCTGCGGCTCAAATCATTTATTGGCGTTACCGACGATGATCCACTCTCCCTGGTGCCGCCAAGTACTATACCTGATTTTAAGGTAGATACAGAAACAGCCCTTGCAGAAGCACATAAAAACAGAAGAGCCTCAGTAGCCTTCAAGCGCAGAAAGCTGGAAGCTGCAAAGGGTGTGGCCTGGGCCAGGGGAAGTGGCGGACTGGATGCCAATATTCAGGCTACCTTTGGTCTTACAAATCGTGGTGATGTACTGTCGGAAGTGTACCAGACACCCGACGATCAACAGGCGGTTATGATTAACTTCAGTGTGCCTGTGATGGACTGGGGCAGGCAAAAATCGCGTTATAAGACTGCCGAAGCCAACCAGAAATTAACAGACTATACAGTAGCACAGGATCAGGTTAACTTTGAGCAGGAAGTAATTACCCATGTGCGTATGTTTAGTATGCGGAAGCAGCAGGTAACCATTTCAGAGAAAAGTGATCAGATTGCCCAGAAAAGATATGCCATTGCCCAAAGAAGATATGTGCTGGGAGAGATCAGTATTACTGACTTGAACATTGCCATGCAGGAAAAAGATGAAGCCAAAAGAAGCTACATTGCTTCACTGGAGGAATTCTGGAAGGCTTACTACCAGCTGCGTAAGCTTACCCTGTATGATTTTGAACACAACATTAGCATAATTTTATAG
- a CDS encoding transcriptional regulator, GntR family with UTRA sensor domain (COG2188 Transcriptional regulators), which translates to MSSAPQYQQLQRKLKSQIISGMYGEGDLLPSENELSRMHSLNRVTVRHALSVLEQEGYITKRQGKGSVVQLKRNSLGLLSFKGFSEVVGHTEHTVKTILLEGPRAIAWPTPFFYELNHTELEAGCFYLLRLRFADDDAVMLEHTYIPRLDLPRFGIRKLINDSLFNTLSGRYGIEISNLEQDVRAVLAEAPIAEKLQMESDSPLIHLYRKYGTNRPGFCIYSSIFCNTEKYALGSFIS; encoded by the coding sequence ATGTCATCGGCTCCACAATATCAGCAGTTACAACGTAAGCTCAAAAGTCAGATTATTTCTGGCATGTACGGCGAGGGAGATTTACTGCCTTCCGAAAATGAACTCAGCCGTATGCACAGCCTTAACAGGGTAACTGTGCGGCATGCACTAAGTGTGCTGGAGCAGGAGGGATATATTACCAAGCGGCAGGGAAAAGGAAGTGTTGTACAGCTAAAAAGAAACAGTTTAGGCTTGTTGTCTTTTAAAGGTTTTTCAGAAGTTGTTGGGCATACCGAACACACTGTGAAAACCATCTTGCTAGAAGGGCCAAGGGCCATTGCCTGGCCAACACCATTTTTTTATGAACTGAACCATACAGAGTTAGAAGCAGGTTGTTTTTACCTGCTGCGGCTGCGTTTTGCAGATGATGATGCCGTAATGCTTGAACATACCTATATACCCAGGCTTGATTTGCCCCGCTTTGGTATACGTAAACTCATTAACGATTCTCTTTTTAATACCCTCTCCGGGCGCTATGGGATTGAAATATCTAACCTGGAGCAGGATGTACGCGCAGTGCTGGCAGAGGCTCCCATAGCTGAAAAGCTGCAAATGGAATCCGACAGCCCATTGATCCATCTTTACCGCAAATACGGAACCAACAGGCCTGGCTTCTGTATTTACAGTTCTATCTTTTGCAATACCGAAAAATATGCATTGGGTTCATTTATTTCATAA
- a CDS encoding hydroxymethylglutaryl-CoA lyase (COG0119 Isopropylmalate/homocitrate/citramalate synthases): MVECPRDAMQGLHNFIPTETKAAYLNQLLKVGFHTLDFGSFVSPKAIPQMQDTAAVLQQLDLSTTTTKLLAIVANERGAAAAADHVQIHYLGFPLSISETFQQRNTNRSIEEAFTSLQHIQDLCLQHHKILVTYISMGFGNPYGDLYSADVVKEFVERLHKMEVGVVSLSDTVGSATEADIEALFGKISKAFPDMELGVHLHARYADVALKTKAAWQAGCRRIDGALKGFGGCPMANSDLVGNMATEEVIRALEALGVGTGLNQEELQKSLLMAGSIFPVR, translated from the coding sequence TTGGTAGAATGTCCCCGTGATGCCATGCAGGGACTCCACAACTTTATACCTACAGAAACAAAAGCAGCATATCTGAACCAGCTGCTTAAGGTTGGCTTTCATACACTCGATTTTGGCTCCTTTGTATCTCCAAAGGCTATACCCCAAATGCAGGATACAGCTGCAGTACTTCAGCAGCTTGATTTAAGTACAACCACCACAAAGTTACTGGCCATTGTTGCCAATGAGCGGGGTGCCGCCGCCGCTGCAGATCATGTCCAGATACATTACCTGGGGTTTCCACTTAGCATTAGTGAGACCTTTCAGCAGCGAAATACCAACCGCAGCATAGAAGAGGCCTTCACAAGCCTGCAGCACATTCAGGATTTATGCCTGCAGCACCATAAAATACTGGTTACCTACATCAGCATGGGGTTTGGAAATCCATATGGCGATCTCTACAGTGCTGATGTTGTTAAAGAATTTGTGGAGAGACTCCATAAAATGGAGGTAGGGGTGGTAAGCCTTTCTGATACGGTAGGTTCTGCAACGGAAGCTGACATTGAGGCACTTTTCGGGAAGATTAGCAAAGCTTTTCCAGATATGGAACTGGGGGTACACCTGCATGCCCGCTATGCAGATGTAGCACTGAAAACCAAAGCAGCCTGGCAGGCAGGGTGCCGGCGCATCGATGGGGCTCTAAAAGGGTTTGGGGGTTGCCCTATGGCAAATAGTGATCTGGTGGGCAATATGGCTACCGAAGAAGTGATCAGGGCACTAGAGGCGCTTGGGGTCGGAACAGGCCTTAATCAGGAGGAGCTGCAGAAGAGTCTGCTGATGGCAGGGAGCATCTTTCCTGTTCGATAA